aaatcacgtggggctgcaatagagaagagtgtaacatccccactaattgggacgctgtagattcaccatTTGACCAAAATAAAATTTTGGTGTTGGGTATAGTtacttctccgcccacaggaagtgacgagttgaaacttcagagtgaaatccaaactgtctctaTCCAAActgatcttttcctctctcatctctttggtttcctttggtataaagcatcccAGAGCGGCCGGGTTGCTAAAAATGAGCGcactgtgtgacgtttactgacctcactgcacaggatttctgggtactgaagttaaaattattcaaacagttacctctacCTTGCCAACTTGCAAaattgccaagtgcagctttgaCTTTTCCACTTCCTAGAGTTTGCCCTTCTTTCTGGATAAAATATCCAAATATCCGGTCACAGATTCAGTGCTACAACTTGCACTAGAAACAAGACTGAGGCCAAAATGGGGCAGATGCAGAAGCAAACCCCAAATAGTCCCACAAATAATAACATACGGCTCTGTGGCCAACTTGGGCAGCGTTCAGGGGAATGAGCACGACTGGCAGCCATGTGAGGCTACTGGcttgtctgcgctcttcttCAAAAGCCTCAGCAAAGGCCTCATGGTTAGAGAGACAGTCCTTCAACCAgatttaacaggtttaacaggtttaaGCATCCACCCTTTCAAGTTTGTGCCATCAGTCATTCTGTAAGAACAGGTGTCACAGTTTTCAGATGatggatatctgattttttgaTCAAAACACCTCAACTGTATTGCTAAATTTGCTGCCTTGGAACTCATTTGTGCTATAATTTCTAATTAAACAAGCATAGTTGGTCATGTAATAGTTTATCACTTAATAGCTTCTCAAGAACCACCCAAATGCATCATGATTCCAACCATTTCTCGGCTTTTCTTTCACTAATTACAAAGTATTTCTCGGATTTCTTCGCAGTCGAGACAACTGCCAAGATAGTGACTCTGAATTCCATTAGCTAATTAGCAGTTACACAGGGAAAGGAAGCACAGGAGTGATGAGTgagatagaaaaataaaaacattgttCCATTTGAAAATCCACACAGTAACAATGTCGCTGATTGCCAGACAGTGGCATTATCTGTCTCCTCAGTCAAGGTCACACTCTCCAGCAGCTTTTCCTTCCCCTCATTCCCTGTTTTGAATTAGCGGGCCAGGACGCACATCAGAGAAAGACTAAACATTAGATAACTGTAGATAACAATTTTGCACATATGTTAGCTTGTGTGTGACATTAATCTGAATGAGAGATCTCCTCCATGTCtgaatgtatcaatcaattatgttgttttttttatcatcccAGAGAAATGTTGTTAGTTTCATTTCATAGTTCATACAATGCGTTGGAAAATCATTAAGAAAAGCTTCAGTCACacattaattttcattttggtccTTCTCAAATTCAAAATGTGATTGTTCTCGATTCCTCAGTGCTTTAATAGCATACGATAAAGACCTCATCACTAGCTCAGCGTTAGATCTGTTAAGATTCATGGTGGTAATTTCTGTGGCAAGCTGTGTGAAACATCACAATAAAATCATCAATGTGATTTACTATTTCCGTACTTAAATGCAAGCCTgcactgtttttctgtttacttgGCACAGAGGCACGGAAAAGAAATGGGAAATCTGTAATATGAACAAATGTCCGTTCAAATCTTTCGGACCCACTAACTTTATTGCAGTCAGATTTAAGAAAGTTTCCTTTAAATTGCAATCCATTACCAGTTTCTTGTTATCTGCTTACATTTGCAATCAGTGATGTAACTTACAAAGTATAAGACAATGTAATCAGTCTGTTTCCCCTCTTTGCCCCCAAAATGTACACAACATAATCATAAATGGATAACctattgcatttatttttcactccctctcaattacattcatttttcatcatttgagTTATGTTATCATCATCTATAATCATTATTTCTAGTTGTGTGACACTGTTAGTGTCTGTAGTCCCACAATATAAACGCCTTTCCCTTCACACATAATTGGATAATTTATTCCAATTTACTGATAAAAATTTGAATTGtgttattatcatcatctaTAGCCATTAACTCAAGTTGGGTAAAATTGCAACTGTCTATAATCTTACAATCTAAAGGCCCGTTCCACTTCAAAATATATTTGAGTAATCacgattttttatttatttttttattttttttacaaaagttGGAGTCTGCTTACTGTGTTTTTAAATTGTGGCAGATTAGAATTACCCAACTCTGATTGTAGTCTACTAAATGTTGAGGCCCACTGGCAGTGAGAGAGTTCCACGCTAGAGCGGACTGAAGTGCCCTCTTGTGTTGGCTCTCATAACTGAAGTCTGGCTTGAGTCATTACATCACTTGTCAGCCAGAATTAGATGGGGTCCGACTGAAATATGGGcttgataaaaataaatacggTGCTCAAAGTTCGATGGCTCATCTCATGACTGTAGAGACATATGCTGACCTACATTGATGATGGGTTTTATTGCAAACTGCTATATATTGCATcaagctattttttttattttaggtttTTCTGGGGTGGGGTGCCTAATTTTCCCAAAGTATAGTCGATTCCATATTCTAAAATGTCGTTATTTTTGTAACCAAGATCCAATATCTAACAGCTACTCTGACGTTCCATAATGAGTTTTATTTTCTAGTCATTTTATAAGAGGAGATGTAATTTCTTCTTAATGATggctatctcattttggaatgaaacacaaTTTATACACTGTACGTGCAGCCAGACAGTCAATAATTAGACTGTCAGTGGGTTGCAGCAGGATGGAGGttcatttctttttcatcaGTCTGGGAAACAGGAGACTCTTTGGCCACACTGTATTTGGATAGTTCAATGCTGATACTCAAATTAGTTTCAGGTGATACAAAAGTGAGAAAAGTAGTCgatagatattcaatgtctgggttagggttaggttaaggtcgGGGTTAGGGTTACCTATTGTTGAAAATCTGCTTTTTGTCatctgatagttgagtatcaacactggactatcCGAATAAAGCATTTCCAGCTCTTCTTTTCATCACTGATTTGCAATTTCACATTCACTAAACTGACTAAGGTGGCATTTGCCTCACCGCCCGCATCTACAGCCTCGAGACTGAGAGTTGAAAACGAAAATTATACATATCCGTCTCCTCTCAGTATCTGCTTGGTCTGACCTCACTGAACACGTCTTGCTTCCCTCTTTATCTGGCAGGTGACCGGTTGGCTGACTCTACCATCACACTCGCATTGGCCCTTGAACTCCTCTCTCACGTGACCACACCCCTTCCTTCACATCCAATCCCGACATGGAACCCATCAAGGTCCAATCAGAAGGCGGACTGAATGTGACCCTCACCATTAGGCTCCTGATGCACGGCAAGGTATGAGGGACCCTAAAAAGTTTTCTGAGTTCATATTCTTATTTACTCCTTCATTTCCCCACTCTTTCACTGGTGTTATTTCCTTCAGAAGTACAACTCTTCCAATTAGCTGTCAAAAGAATATAGATAAAATAGATGCGGAGCTAATTTTCTAGACCCCTGTGGCATGAATACCTAACAATGattttgtgtgtctgcttgcaGGAGGTTGGAAGCATCATTGGAAAGGTATTTATCATAATCACAGCAAACaaactattaaaaacaacataatgcCTGTAGCAAATACACACAGCACCTgaataatgttttgttttgttttgtttacagaaAGGAGAAACGGTGAAGAAAATGCGTGAAGAAGTAAGTGGAGCTTTTCTGTAAATGTCCTTTCATTCTTTTAACTTTTGAAGCACTCCCTACAATAGTTGTTTTTtgctcataaatatgacttcttttttttgcacatagAGCGGTGCCCGTATCAACATCTCTGAGGGGAATTGCCCTGAGCGGATAGTCACCATCACCGGGCCAACAGATGCTATTTTCAAGGCCTTTGCCATGATAGCCTACAAGTTTGAGGAGGTACAACATTTATCATCCAAACACGACCCCCAAAGCAACTTTATAGAGTTTTTTACATTGCACAAGTACCATGCTATACTGAGCCTACTATGGTTATGGTATAGTATCTGCACCCTTTGGTTTTACATCGGAACACAAAGCAGGATTGGTCCTGTTAGTGTAGAAAAGAAATGTGCATGTAACCTTGCAACACCTTTTGAAAGAGGGATAGCACCATATGTTTAGGCGCCCTAATTACCAGGATGCTTCGAGCCATACCGAACCAAACTGTCCCAGAACACTATGGGTAAACATGTGCTAGTATGATATCGTGTCATGaggtggaaaaacaacaaaaggtgCTAATTCCCAGACATAGACAGATGTAGCCGTTGTAGAAAATCCAATTTTAACTAagataatgacattttattaatcgctgtggggaaattaagtcgttgcagcagcaaaaataatatgactcagcaggggaaaaaaggcaaattgaatataagcacacaaatagatgataaaaaaagcaataaaatcagtacaatacaaataacaaagcaataaaataaaatgtgaataatTGTTGTGTTCTGTAAATGTATGCTGGCATCAATTTAAACAcgcgttgttgttgttgttggttggAAATATGGGGAGGAGTATGGATTAGTAACATATATGGATTAAGTCACAACTGCGTTTACTGCATTAGAAATGtactatatatgtatatatgtgtataaacggaacaataaatgataaaatataaaactatcagtatttatacagtatgaaatagcggaaccattatgaaaaaaaaaaaacactttaatatATGCAGAATTTAACAATGAGGGGTGCATGTGCATCCTGAAGGAGAGTGTACTTATACAACATCCCTAAAAAGGAGTGTTTGGAAAATTCAAGCTTTGCTCTCTATTCAGCCATCGGGAGGTACAAGTGGCTTGGTGACTGGCCACTCTGGTTTTGTGTTACAACATAGTAAATAGCTTCTCCTGTATGACAGCCAAGGGAGAAATTTCTGCAGTGCTAATGCATGCTGCAGTGctgatgcaggataaatgcatgaaggtgGATTTCTTCAAAGGCTAACCCTGTTCTCTACATGGTGTGAAGAACAAAGTATCTGTCTGATAAAGCTTGGTCTTTTCTCCCCTCAGGATATAATCAACTCCATGAGTAACAGCCCGGCCACCAGTAAACCTCCTGTCACCCTGAGGCTTGTTGTCCCGGCCAGCCAGTGTGGCTCCCTCATTGGCAAAGGAGGCTCCAAAAtcaaagaaatgagagaggtACAGTACAGAGATCCTGCTGTCGCATCCATTGCAAAAGTATTGAAGTGCACATGGAAAATGTGATTGTATTAACTTGTATCTTGTAGTCACTCAGAGTGCGACAAGTACACATAGAATATGTTAAATGAAGGAGAGCAAACCTGATCCAGTTTAAAACAAGTATTTCATATGTTGCTGTTGCAGATATTAAGATAAATGTTGCTTGTGCAAATGTCCCATGCCCATTTTGCTTGGTTGATATATTCCACCTCTTGAATCATAAGTCAATGGGTAGTTTGTAACATATGCATTAATGTGTATGCTATGCACTGCATGAATGTAATATCCTGACATTATAATAAGAAATTTACATGCGTATCTTAATGCTGTGTTACATATCACAGCACATTATGAATCTGGTATGAGACTTTTAGCACTACAGTTGCTATGAGTGAGACTAGACATTTCAGCTATTAAGTCTAAAAATCCCGTCctcaagccaaaaaagaaaatgagaaagcattattattattacagtgtttagcatggtgatatatcacctctACACTGGAcctttctgttggatctctgctctaagtAGCCAGCTTGCTCATCTCTATTTCGAAAATGTGACTTGAAGGGGACGGAGGGGTGTAGGTGCTGTGCCAGAAACTTGTGTAAAAGGAGATAAGTTCTATCAGTGctcaattcctactggtcaccaatagaagctgataaaggtcatagattacttaatgcccctttaacttATCGTATACTTATCATGTAATATGCTTGTAGCACACTCATGATCTCAGTATGTTGTCTTGTTAACAATACGTGAATTAAAGCATCACAAGATAATGAATATCCTTCTTCCACCTCCAGTCCACAGGAGCTCAGGTCCAGGTCGCAGGGGACATGCTGCCCAACTCCACCGAGAGGGCAGTGACGATCTCAGGGGCCCCAGAAGCCATCATCCAGTGTGTCAAACAGATATGTGTGGTGATGCTTGAGGTAGAGTATGGAAGGGGGAAAGATTCAAGGGAATTTTACTTACAATGATGTTGGTGAATCAAATGCTTGACAAATAAAGATGGCAATAGTACCTTGCTGAAAGAGACGTCAGGAAGCTTAATCTTccctatagagggctttcagatgATGTAACATactggaggtcctcagctcttgggcaactgtggctgtgaacagctgattgcatttctgaACATAAAATTgaccgtctcaacagaattcaatacacatggttattttctgtgctgtttttaactggaaactgatcattttgccactgataaatctgatcaattttgtgtttagatttttcattctgaatgaaatcattccgaaGGAAGATTGCCActcaagtgtttacatgagcgctaaatataacgatcgcattgagatgtgcgtttacatgctccacaggaTGTAATCAGaaaaaagtttctgacatgtgcaaaacaccgaatccagcactctcaacatgggcttacgtttttaagagatggacctgcgtcggttatttctttactgctgttctttctgaagaagcaacagttttatcaaaacatacgactccataagtgtcagaaaaagacgttttgttttgccgtTGTttgcgttgtttttttttgagtcaGGACTTGCGTTAAATGCGCGAGcgtgtgcagaaagaggcgagataaagaagttgatcggaatgagtgtttacatgacgaaattttatccatcgaccggaattaaatttcattcggatcggggcagtttattctgattgaggcgtttatatgaggcatttttattctgatttggcaactattctgattaaaaggctccatgtaaacgcagccaGTGTCTTGTTGTAAATACATCTGATTTGCTAATGATTGTGCTAATGTatctaacattagctagcattAATGACTAGTTAAAATTAAGattagttgctttgctaaattagcttgctggctagttagccagctaagaaagacaaaaatcaaCTGTTTGTTTAGGTTGAGCCGACTCTTCTCGAGCTACAACTCACAGTGCTTTGGTGTAGAAGGGCTAAAgactttttcaggtatctctctctttcttgcacagttgttatatatttaactATTATTTGTGCACAACCATTCTCCAACGggcctccatgatggcaccagccgTGGTTCCCAGGAGATTTGTGAAGCAACTGCAATGTCTCTAGAATATATGCtaaagaaaatgtttattttaattattatgaGTCATCATTATCCAGTTGAAAGTGATGTACCAGGTAAATGTAAGTTAAGTTGTCAATATGCACTGCACTAGACATTGATGTCAGCATGTATGCACAGTGAAGAGCACTTTTGTGTGAGTGTCACAGGTTGTCTCCTCCTAAGGCACTGTCCCTCTCAGTTTATgcaactttctttctttctttctttctttctttctttcttcttaccctgtttctttctttctttctttctttcttttgtctttccCTCTGCTCTAACACTCTCTCCACGTCTCACCCCCTTCTTCTTGTCCCCCAccctctcctttgctctcccCAGTCCCCACCGAAAGGTGCCACCATCCCCTACCGCCCCAAGCCTGCCTCCACCCCTGTCATTTTTTCAGGTGGCCAGGTAAGAGCAGACCCACTGGGGGCGTCCACAGCCAACCTCAGCCTCTTACTGCAGCACCAGCCACTGCCTGTTAGTGTCGCACCAGGTTTTACTCACTTTTCCTCCCTACCTCACTACCCCACCCACCCTCAACTAGCATGAAACCATCACTGCTATCTATTGTACCCTCACAACCATCCACCACCTCCAGCCACTCACACCAGAACTGGGATAAATGGCATTCGTGGTTAACAAAGGACTTGAACAAGTTTGGTATCAAAACGATGTTGGAGATTGTCCAACTTACCTGTTAGACACCATAATCATGCATGGGTTCCCAGTAGATAGTTCACTCCAGTACTCTatactccatgctaacacttcaggaTACACAGATTGTTgctttagttatacaaacatttcttggaggcagcgGAAGTTAgttaactggcaaacttgaatagAAAATAAGGAACTCAGGGGCATACATTTACAGAAATATgaagcttacctagatagctataggctagtacgGTTAGTTCGACCTTAGTAGCAACacagcgctaggcttcataatatgaGCTTTCTCACCCCTTGCCTTTTCCAGAGTTCTTCAGTCTAACAATACTTTGGCAGAAAAgcggtggttctttggctcctcCCACTGAGTTTTAACTCAACCAgagagattatttctgcctccagagcagctctgcctccgaaaaatgtttgtagaactccAAACTGCTTAGCATACACTTTGTTAAGCAATCATAGGTGACAAGCACtagcatgctaaagtgttagcatggagcactggaatGAACAATCTACAGAGGACACAGATaattaacaggtaagttgactaGTTGGCCAAAAACTCAGTATTTTCCCTTAAATGATACAGAtatcatttgtattttatttgtgaCATTATAGATTGCAAAAATCAAATCAGCTTTTACTGTGGggaatttttttaaaattttaagatgaaaatgaaaaagaattaCTTaaagcctattttttttttttttatttgtatggaTTTGTATGGAATAAAAATATCCAAATCTGAAGGATCATCATTAGTTTGTCACTTACAGCTGAACCAAAAAGACTAAGATTCACTGAATTACCAGTTAACTGAGTTACTGCACCGAACTGACCCAATTTCCTGATGTGTCATCAGGCGTTTTATTTTTGTCCTTAGGTTCCACTATTGGCCCAGTTGCTGTCTTGGCTGGTGTTGAAATGAAATTTAGCTCAGTTCTGACCTCCGTGGCCCCTATAAGCACACATCCACTAGGTCAAGACACTTCATTCCTGTCAGGGCCTCTCCCCTGGTTTCCTCCACACCCTCACTGTCACCTCCCCACTGTCTGAGTCGTTCCCTATCGATCTAGTTTAACTGGATCTGATTGATGAATAGTTGGAGAACATGACAGGGAGTCTATAGTGCATGACTTTCTAGTAACCTGTCTAAAATATAGCTTAAAAGATAATAATGTGAGTCTGTCAAGTGCCAAATAGGTTTAATGAGTTttataaatgaaaatgtttatgccaagaaaatgtcagcaggtaTTATAATTCAAATCCTAGCTGGGCTTTAAGTAGATTGGCTAGATGAGTGATTTTGTTATGTAAGTAAGTGTTTCTGACTTAATGAAAATTGATGAAAtatgtgatttattttatttatataaaagtaCAGACATAGTGTTTCTAAAATTGTCCTATATTGCAGATTCCTAGTGGTGTGGTGGTGATTGAGTTAATGAGATAACAATAAACTCTTCCTCTCATGTTTGCAGGCTTACACCATTCAAGGACAGTACGCCATCCCACATCCAGATGTGAGTGCCAACCCCATGAGGCAGTCTTCACTGCGCTCTCCatacttctttctctctgcatccaaattcctctcttctttctctctttcagcctcAGGCTCTTACTCTCTTTCCATTCCTATTAATATTAATTGTTAATATTAATACAGCTTCTTTTTCTGATATGTAATTCCTGTATCTTCTAACTCTTCTGactctcgcccccccccccccccccccccccccctgccctcCGTTTGGCGTCAAACTTCATGGGGCTTGGCCTGCGGTAGTTAAGCAACAGAATTGGCAGGAAATAttttctttaaagctgcactaggcaacttcgcacttcCACGGCCTCAACTGGAAgcgagagataactgtttgaatctttgaatatttgaagaacttcagaaatcatgtaacgttaCATGAGTACACTGTGCATTCCTAATTCCTaataatttttttcttctttgtggctgGTAGGGATGGAGATAAAAAATCGCtgtgaaaaaataatttcacagcAGCTTCAGCTGTTTAGGAGAAAGTTTTGTATTccgctcttaagttttgattcgtgATTTCCTCTGCGCCACCGAGATTTCTTGCCAGGGACCATATACCCAACTCCAGGATTTCATTTTTGCAAGTAGGGTCGAATCTACGCGTCTCAGTTAGGAGGGATGGGACGCTtttttctgttgcagccccaatttgtgatttaggctgataagacgggtgtatttttacataaaaatcttgccaagtgcagctttaaccagcAGGGATGCAATTATAATAGGCAAAAATTCAACAAACTTCAATTGGAATATGAAAATCAACTGATGGAACAGTAATCAAGCAATGCAATATTTTATCTTTGATGCGTGTTTTTGTCTCGTCAAATTGGTCACATCCATAAATCCCAGGAGAGACAAAGTTAAAGAagagaccagtgtgtgtgtgctcacttgGGCATTTCACCAACAACATAATGAAACACCATCGCCCCATTCTCAGGCCAAGTCCTTTACGAGTTACTTTtctactcttcctctctctttctctctctctctctctctctctctctgggtcttcgtcctccttcacctctctgTGTTGTTACTTTTCCTCAGATCCTCTCTCTACTCTTGTAGCGTTTCTgacagacctgtgtgtgtgtctgcgggcGTGTATGTGCGCGCGCGAGTGTGTTTTTTAACGATGACCTCATAGCtctgctgtcctcctcctccccccctcagcAGTTGAGCAAGCTCCACCAGTTGGCTATGCAGCAAACCCCCTTTACCCCCCTCGGACAGACCACCCCTGCCTTCCCCGGTACGTACCCACCTACACGACGACCCTCTTTACCGAAGCTCCTTCTCTCGTTTTTACCTGTAGAGACAAACacattctcttcctccttttttctctttctcttcttttcctttctctgtcctttctctttttcttcttcttgtcgtTCTCCTCCTATTGGTCTCTGTGGTGCACTGCCAGTGACATGGCCTGCTGGTGGTCTGCTCTTGTTGATGTTGAGGTTTCTTTGTCTGAGGTTTTTTGTTTCGTTGCTACgttatctgttttctttttgattTTCCCTTAGCATCCTTTTTTAAGTGATGCGATTGCCTCAAGggtttttgtttccatttagATAATAAAAGTTAGAATGGCAGATGGTGGGTATGTTGTACAATGTGTAAGCTCTGCTCAGGCCTGGGCCAGGTTGTCCAGTGCCACAGCAATGCTATCGGTCAAAAGGCAGGGAAAGGGAGTTTTGCCCTGATTTGGACAAAACTCCTGGACCTGCCGTTGGTCACCAGAGCCGCAGTGCATTAACCCTGTACACTCCCTCGATGTGCCAAACTCTATTTTatgtcctcttccttccctcctctctctctctctgcttcctgtgTTCAGCAGCAGGTCTGGATGCCAGTAACCAGGCCAGTACTCATGAACTCACCATTCCCAATGATGTGAGTACATTTGTCGTAATGTGCGAAATGTCCAAGTGTGAGGatgaaaaatgctttttttgttCTGTAGGTGTCCTACATTTCTCCCAGACTGAGATTAATTGTAAACAACACCTCAAACTACACTGTAATTCAAAATGAGAAATCCGTCATTTCAAAACTGTCACACTTCCTACCTCTGTTATAAAAACAGTTTGTCACTGCCGGAGgttcaattatttttttgaaAGTTGTTCAATTGGGTTTTAATTTAGTGTCTAAATAGGAGAAATAGCAGACTCTGCCTCAAAAAATGGATTATGGCACAATACaaaaacttttcagaaaagttAGCATGATACTGTTATCATATTCGGTGATTTCTACTCTATTTTGGAGTGTTTGGAGTGTTAAAGGTCCACTTTCAGATACATTGGAAGCCAGTGGTGAATCAACAAAAATTGCTCCCAAACAAAAGTTCAGGAATATACTCCTATCAaagcacaaatgcacaaatgatATTGGAACAGCATGTCAAAAACCCTGGTTTATCATCTTTCAACATGGCTTCCTTTTGAAGTTGCTGGCACTGCAATCTGACAGCAGTTCAGTTGCAACGAGCGAACATCTCCCCTTCCAGACCAGAGTTATACTACAGTCAAAGGCAGTAGGCTGTGTAAAATGAATGCCCTTAATGGAAAGGACTTGTTTGACCAGAATAAGAAGTATTATTTCTAGTCTGGGAAGTTACTGTTGGAACAGTGACAATGATTGGCCATTATTCACATGCATCATAGAAAATCCATGTTCAGTCAAATGGCCTCAGACCAAAATGTGTGCGTCCATGTCCCTTTCATGCTCTGGCCATCCTAAGTCCCGCCCCATTTTCTTCCCAGCTAATAGGCTGCATAATCGGGCGCCAGGGAACCAAAATCAACGAGATCCGTCAGATGTCTGGGGCGCAGATCAAAATTGCTAACGCCATGGAAGGGTCATCGGAGCGCCAGATCACCATCACAGGGACCCCCGCCAACATCAGCCTGGCCCAGTACCTCATCAATGCAAGGTCAGTGCCCACCGGTTGTCAGTCAAGGGTTAGAGGTGGTGTTGACAAAGTAGTAAACTGAGGGAAATAGTTGAATGCTTACTTCTCCCTGTACCGTGACTGTTATGTTTTTGATGGTACTTTTTATAGCTACAAAATGCAACTTTTCGTCTTGAGGCAGGacgtgtattgttagtcccatcctcctccccctcagttgctCAAGTTCCCATCCCGACACTGATCACTCACCTTAATGAGCTGTGGGCCTTGAATCTAGTCTGATGCTGAGGAAACCGGCGTCCTTAAAGTTTCCACAGGCGTTGAAGAAGCAGATGGTGAacgcagccaatctgcaataaaaagaaaagcagcactATGATATTCACCGTGTTTTTGAACAGGTCATGTCTGCTGCatgtttagctttgctgttcttttgtttctacTTTCCTCACTTCCCTGTGCTGCGGCTGCTAGCTACACCTTGATAGCTGCAACCTAGCTGACCTCTGGCCACACCCACGGCAAT
The window above is part of the Centroberyx gerrardi isolate f3 chromosome 21, fCenGer3.hap1.cur.20231027, whole genome shotgun sequence genome. Proteins encoded here:
- the LOC139930486 gene encoding poly(rC)-binding protein 3-like isoform X1, producing MEPIKVQSEGGLNVTLTIRLLMHGKEVGSIIGKKGETVKKMREESGARINISEGNCPERIVTITGPTDAIFKAFAMIAYKFEEDIINSMSNSPATSKPPVTLRLVVPASQCGSLIGKGGSKIKEMRESTGAQVQVAGDMLPNSTERAVTISGAPEAIIQCVKQICVVMLESPPKGATIPYRPKPASTPVIFSGGQVRADPLGASTANLSLLLQHQPLPAYTIQGQYAIPHPDQLSKLHQLAMQQTPFTPLGQTTPAFPGLDASNQASTHELTIPNDLIGCIIGRQGTKINEIRQMSGAQIKIANAMEGSSERQITITGTPANISLAQYLINARFRDVAAMWNDPSSMTTS
- the LOC139930486 gene encoding poly(rC)-binding protein 3-like isoform X2, translated to MEPIKVQSEGGLNVTLTIRLLMHGKEVGSIIGKKGETVKKMREESGARINISEGNCPERIVTITGPTDAIFKAFAMIAYKFEEDIINSMSNSPATSKPPVTLRLVVPASQCGSLIGKGGSKIKEMRESTGAQVQVAGDMLPNSTERAVTISGAPEAIIQCVKQICVVMLESPPKGATIPYRPKPASTPVIFSGGQVRADPLGASTANLSLLLQHQPLPAYTIQGQYAIPHPDLSKLHQLAMQQTPFTPLGQTTPAFPGLDASNQASTHELTIPNDLIGCIIGRQGTKINEIRQMSGAQIKIANAMEGSSERQITITGTPANISLAQYLINARFRDVAAMWNDPSSMTTS
- the LOC139930486 gene encoding poly(rC)-binding protein 3-like isoform X3; translated protein: MEPIKVQSEGGLNVTLTIRLLMHGKEVGSIIGKKGETVKKMREESGARINISEGNCPERIVTITGPTDAIFKAFAMIAYKFEEDIINSMSNSPATSKPPVTLRLVVPASQCGSLIGKGGSKIKEMRESTGAQVQVAGDMLPNSTERAVTISGAPEAIIQCVKQICVVMLESPPKGATIPYRPKPASTPVIFSGGQAYTIQGQYAIPHPDQLSKLHQLAMQQTPFTPLGQTTPAFPGLDASNQASTHELTIPNDLIGCIIGRQGTKINEIRQMSGAQIKIANAMEGSSERQITITGTPANISLAQYLINARFRDVAAMWNDPSSMTTS
- the LOC139930486 gene encoding poly(rC)-binding protein 3-like isoform X4 translates to MEPIKVQSEGGLNVTLTIRLLMHGKEVGSIIGKKGETVKKMREESGARINISEGNCPERIVTITGPTDAIFKAFAMIAYKFEEDIINSMSNSPATSKPPVTLRLVVPASQCGSLIGKGGSKIKEMRESTGAQVQVAGDMLPNSTERAVTISGAPEAIIQCVKQICVVMLESPPKGATIPYRPKPASTPVIFSGGQAYTIQGQYAIPHPDLSKLHQLAMQQTPFTPLGQTTPAFPGLDASNQASTHELTIPNDLIGCIIGRQGTKINEIRQMSGAQIKIANAMEGSSERQITITGTPANISLAQYLINARFRDVAAMWNDPSSMTTS
- the LOC139930486 gene encoding poly(rC)-binding protein 3-like isoform X5, which codes for MEPIKVQSEGGLNVTLTIRLLMHGKEVGSIIGKKGETVKKMREESGARINISEGNCPERIVTITGPTDAIFKAFAMIAYKFEEDIINSMSNSPATSKPPVTLRLVVPASQCGSLIGKGGSKIKEMRESTGAQVQVAGDMLPNSTERAVTISGAPEAIIQCVKQICVVMLEAYTIQGQYAIPHPDQLSKLHQLAMQQTPFTPLGQTTPAFPGLDASNQASTHELTIPNDLIGCIIGRQGTKINEIRQMSGAQIKIANAMEGSSERQITITGTPANISLAQYLINARFRDVAAMWNDPSSMTTS